The following are encoded together in the Lactuca sativa cultivar Salinas chromosome 1, Lsat_Salinas_v11, whole genome shotgun sequence genome:
- the LOC111913524 gene encoding DNA-dependent metalloprotease WSS1, with protein MNVNDLHKVWEIRTLKRKVGGDEAKRFLEKIAKQVQPIMHKHKWRVKVLSEMCPKNPQLLGLNVGHGLHVKLRLRKPNTDWDFYPFDHVLDTMLHELCHNAIGPHNAGFYKLWDELRKECEELMSKGISGSGDGFDLPGRRLGGFSHQPPLSSLRRTALAAAENRARQGPSGPKRVGGDKSIMSALTPTQAAAMAAERRLQDDIWCGLEEIVEEEESRAQVQHAQNVTSSSSDKTNQKRGPHSESCFVDLTSSPTSNKRSRHEFDDLERTCIDLTSSASASTGGCDNDIHESSSGWECMMCTLLNPVLAPVCELCGTHKPKSVEDKYKTWSCKFCTLENNVKLEKCGACGQWRYSYGQPIATPSPNVGT; from the exons ATGAATGTTAACGATCTTCACAAGGTTTGGGAAATCAGAACGTTGAAGAGGAAGGTTGGCGGAGATGAGGCTAAGAGATTCCTTGAGAAAATCGCCAAACAGGTCCAACCCATCATGCACAAGCATAAATGGAGGGTTAAGGTTCTATCCGAGATGTG TCCAAAAAACCCACAACTTCTGGGTTTGAACGTGGGACATGGCCTTCATGTGAAGCTGAGACTTCGAAAGCCAAACACGGATTGGGATTTTTACCCTTTTGATCATGTTCTTGATACAATGCTACATGAGCTGTGTCATAATGCCATTGGCCCTCATAATGCCGGGTTCTACAAACTCTGGGATGAGCTTAGAAAG GAATGTGAGGAGCTGATGAGTAAGGGAATATCAGGTTCTGGAGATGGGTTTGATCTTCCAGGTAGACGCTTAGGTGGCTTCTCTCATCAACCTCCTCTCTCATCTCTCAGGCGGACTGCACTTGCTGCTGCAGAAAACAGAGCACGCCAGGGACCATCAGGTCCTAAACGTGTTGGTGGTGATAAATCTATTATGTCTGCCCTAACACCTACACAAGCTGCTGCAATGGCTGCAGAAAGGAGATTGCAAGATGATATATGGTGTGGTCTAGAGGAAATAGTTGAGGAGGAAGAAAGTAGAGCACAGGTGCAACATGCACAGAATGTAACCTCTTCTTCTAGTGACAAGACTAATCAGAAAAGAGGTCCTCATTCAGAATCATGCTTTGTTGATTTGACATCATCACCTACAAGTAATAAACGAAGTCGCCATGAGTTTGATGATCTTGAGAGAACTTGTATTGATTTAACAAGCAGTGCCTCAGCCTCTACAGGAGGATGTGATAATGATATCCATGAGTCATCCTCTGGGTGGGAGTGCATGATGTGCACATTGTTGAATCCG GTTTTGGCTCCGGTGTGTGAGCTCTGTGGAACCCACAAACCAAAATCTGTTGAAGACAAGTATAAGACATGGTCATGTAAATTTTGTACGCTGGAAAACAATGTGAAGCTAGAGAAATGTGGGGCATGTGGGCAGTGGAGATATTCTTATGGCCAACCCATAGCAACCCCATCACCAAATGTGGGTACTTAA